Proteins found in one Saccharopolyspora phatthalungensis genomic segment:
- a CDS encoding TetR/AcrR family transcriptional regulator, whose product MATEYSGGGDPARSLALLWRTKDGPSSGRKGRSDLGVDRIVRAGIEIADADGLGALSMRRVADHLGVGTMSLYTYVPGKAELIDVMLDTVYGETNRAEPATDWRTRLAQVAHENWALYHRHPWMLQVAAGRAVLGPNAIAKYDYELGAVAGLGLADVEMDSLLSLVLGHAEATARRSVEMAQVEQRSGMTDEQWWRAHAPLLGRLLDPQRFPTAARVGSAAGQAHGSAHNPEHAFEFGLQRILDGIEAFVAHRR is encoded by the coding sequence ATGGCGACCGAGTACAGCGGCGGCGGTGATCCGGCGCGCAGCCTGGCGCTGCTGTGGCGGACCAAGGACGGGCCGAGCAGCGGCCGCAAGGGGCGGTCGGACCTCGGCGTGGACCGCATCGTGCGGGCCGGGATCGAGATCGCCGATGCCGACGGACTGGGTGCGCTGTCGATGCGGCGGGTCGCCGACCACCTGGGCGTCGGCACGATGTCGCTGTACACCTACGTGCCGGGCAAGGCCGAGCTGATCGACGTCATGCTCGACACCGTCTACGGCGAGACCAACCGCGCCGAACCCGCGACCGACTGGCGGACCAGGCTGGCGCAGGTCGCGCACGAGAACTGGGCGCTGTACCACCGGCATCCGTGGATGTTGCAGGTGGCCGCCGGACGAGCGGTGCTCGGTCCGAACGCGATCGCCAAGTACGACTACGAACTGGGCGCGGTCGCGGGCCTGGGGCTCGCCGACGTCGAGATGGACTCGCTGTTGAGCCTGGTGCTGGGCCATGCCGAGGCCACCGCCCGCCGGTCGGTGGAGATGGCGCAGGTCGAGCAGCGCAGCGGGATGACCGACGAGCAGTGGTGGCGCGCGCACGCCCCGCTGCTCGGCCGGCTCCTCGACCCGCAGCGCTTCCCGACCGCCGCCCGCGTCGGCTCCGCCGCCGGCCAGGCCCACGGCTCAGCGCACAACCCCGAGCACGCCTTCGAATTCGGCCTCCAGCGGATCCTGGACGGCATCGAAGCCTTTGTCGCACACCGCCGCTGA